A window of Campylobacter pinnipediorum subsp. pinnipediorum contains these coding sequences:
- a CDS encoding diguanylate cyclase domain-containing protein: MVQSGKNKKTATVIICLNLILFTLLVVDISIFYYKYSNSITYNKVDYQKNSQFLLDKYSDEFEALNKDKDKFQSFLDSNLIGDIYLLKTDIESNLNLLASSNHGDEKRLKRDCGEIFNHNFKKIFYSKQVLPENKINICLFEKKHDYIMGLSVSFYHTVSDSHDSEFKQWVLKNVAPYFILTGVITIFLILAALWSINRYYDLRAEYIKDKLKLKNELKEIKKQLYIDPLTNLSNKTTLMNNLKKLDKPKVIILDIDDFGVMNDYYGKDICDAILVYIAGLISDFATTNKMKAYCLGADRFALVENGEFIVEKYEDLANELIGRFKGRMTSIKVPNSSDSISIEIHTTIGFSVDEDDTLMKATTALKVAKNTGKDYVCYFKGLNKKDEYKIQIERSLMIRQAIIGDKVLPYYQPIFDRDGNITKYESLIRMINSDEILSPHKFLDIAKKIKRYTELQKKL, encoded by the coding sequence ATGGTGCAATCTGGGAAAAATAAAAAAACTGCTACAGTAATTATTTGCTTAAATCTAATCTTATTTACACTTTTGGTTGTTGATATATCAATTTTTTATTACAAATACTCTAATTCTATTACTTATAATAAGGTTGATTATCAAAAAAATTCACAATTTTTATTAGATAAATATTCTGATGAGTTTGAAGCACTAAACAAAGACAAAGATAAATTTCAAAGTTTTTTAGACTCTAATTTAATTGGCGATATTTATTTGCTAAAAACCGATATTGAAAGTAATCTGAATTTATTAGCTTCGAGCAATCATGGTGATGAAAAAAGATTAAAGCGAGATTGTGGGGAAATTTTTAATCATAATTTTAAAAAAATATTTTACTCAAAACAGGTTTTGCCTGAAAATAAAATTAATATTTGTCTCTTTGAAAAAAAACATGATTATATAATGGGTCTTAGTGTTTCTTTTTATCATACCGTATCTGATAGCCATGACAGTGAGTTTAAGCAATGGGTGTTAAAAAATGTTGCTCCGTATTTTATTCTTACTGGTGTTATAACTATTTTTCTAATTCTTGCTGCTTTGTGGTCTATAAATAGATATTATGATTTAAGAGCCGAGTATATAAAAGATAAGTTGAAATTAAAAAATGAGCTTAAGGAGATAAAAAAACAGCTTTATATCGATCCTTTGACCAACTTATCAAATAAAACCACGCTAATGAATAATCTGAAAAAACTTGATAAACCAAAAGTTATTATTTTGGATATAGATGATTTTGGTGTAATGAATGATTATTATGGTAAAGATATTTGTGATGCGATATTGGTATATATAGCTGGTTTGATAAGTGATTTTGCAACCACAAATAAGATGAAAGCTTATTGTTTGGGTGCTGATAGATTTGCATTAGTTGAAAATGGAGAGTTTATTGTAGAAAAATATGAAGATTTGGCAAATGAACTTATAGGTAGATTTAAGGGTCGAATGACTTCAATAAAAGTTCCAAATAGTAGTGATAGTATTAGTATTGAAATACATACTACCATAGGTTTTTCCGTTGATGAGGATGATACTTTGATGAAAGCTACAACGGCTTTAAAGGTTGCTAAAAACACAGGAAAAGACTATGTTTGCTATTTTAAAGGTCTTAATAAAAAAGATGAATATAAAATACAGATAGAGCGATCTTTAATGATAAGACAAGCAATAATCGGCGATAAAGTGCTTCCTTATTATCAGCCAATTTTTGACAGAGATGGTAACATAACAAAATATGAAAGTCTTATTAGGATGATAAATAGTGATGAAATTCTCTCTCCTCATAAGTTTTTAGATATTGCAAAAAAAATAAAAAGATACACAGAGTTGCAAAAAAAGTTGTAG